The genome window ACCTGGCCCAAGCCTGATGGCGCGACCAACCTGCGGACGTTCCGGATTTATCGCTGGAATCCGGATGATGGCGAAAACCCAAGGGTCGATACATATTTCGTCGATATGGACAGCTGCGGCCCGATGGTTCTGGACGCGTTGATCAAGATCAAGAATGAGGTTGATCCGACCCTGACGTTCCGCCGCTCCTGCCGCGAAGGGATTTGCGGATCCTGCGCGATGAACATCGACGGGGCCAACACGCTGGCCTGCATTTGGGGGCTGGATGATATCAAGGGCGACGTGAAAATCTATCCGCTGCCGCATATGCCGGTGGTCAAGGATCTGATCCCGGACCTGACGCATTTCTACGCCCAACACGCCAGCATCATGCCGTGGCTGGAAACCAAGTCGAACACGCCCGCGAAAGAATGGAAGCAATCGATCGCAGACCGCGAAAAGCTGGACGGCGATTATGAATGCGTCATGTGTGCCTGCTGCTCAACCTCTTGCCCAAGCTATTGGTGGAACGGCGACCGATACCTCGGCCCCGCGGCCCTGCTGCATGCGCATCGCTG of Paracoccaceae bacterium contains these proteins:
- the sdhB gene encoding succinate dehydrogenase iron-sulfur subunit, translated to MVQLTLPKNSRITKGKTWPKPDGATNLRTFRIYRWNPDDGENPRVDTYFVDMDSCGPMVLDALIKIKNEVDPTLTFRRSCREGICGSCAMNIDGANTLACIWGLDDIKGDVKIYPLPHMPVVKDLIPDLTHFYAQHASIMPWLETKSNTPAKEWKQSIADREKLDGDYECVMCACCSTSCPSYWWNGDRYLGPAALLHAHRWIVDSRDEATGERLDDLEDPFKLYRCHTIMNCTKTCPKGLNPAKAIAEIKGMMVERMV